In the Streptomyces collinus Tu 365 genome, one interval contains:
- a CDS encoding ParB/RepB/Spo0J family partition protein: MSSIADKLGTGSSFGQARRERSARGRAKAITEGEIPSYELVRLRLDQVSSTPLNPRRNFGTDDEMTRFGEELRQAQLAACVAVTRDAYLALWPDHEQRIGSALHVLVNGERRFRSAVHVGLDALDFVIRNDLASSREQFIKHLLEENLSREDFDVIERARGVEQLVSVCAEGAGRGARSRAAEQLGRDRSWVTNQLVLLTLPVEIQAMLSAGTVSERDGRAAARHLKDNPRLDAADLLQYLQETKDAAAQVKALEKEAVAAAREGLLSADNKPKVPSQASPEESAAAMAPAEAASAPGEGHQGLLSADSKPGKSSTLVTAPGGDTGQRTQSMVVSDADESRTDASSSQASAQSRPLPYDDPGHIAMLLKVKMEPPAFAKCTRMMLNALRDQQPDAFAALVRELAEQPT; this comes from the coding sequence GTGAGCAGCATCGCAGACAAGCTCGGAACCGGATCGTCGTTCGGCCAGGCACGTCGAGAACGCAGCGCCCGGGGGAGAGCCAAGGCCATCACCGAGGGAGAGATCCCCTCGTACGAACTCGTCCGCCTGCGCCTTGACCAGGTGTCGTCCACGCCGCTGAACCCGCGGCGCAACTTTGGTACCGACGACGAAATGACGCGTTTCGGAGAGGAGCTGCGCCAGGCCCAGCTTGCTGCCTGCGTCGCGGTCACCCGCGACGCGTACCTGGCGCTGTGGCCCGATCACGAGCAGCGCATCGGCTCGGCCCTGCACGTCCTGGTCAACGGTGAGCGCCGCTTCCGTAGTGCTGTGCACGTCGGGCTCGACGCCCTCGACTTCGTGATCCGGAATGACCTGGCTTCTTCGCGCGAGCAGTTCATAAAGCATCTGCTCGAGGAGAACCTCAGCCGCGAAGACTTCGACGTCATCGAGCGGGCCCGCGGCGTGGAGCAGTTGGTGAGTGTCTGCGCGGAGGGGGCCGGGCGGGGTGCTCGCTCCCGCGCGGCTGAACAGCTGGGTAGGGACCGGTCGTGGGTGACCAACCAGCTGGTCCTGCTCACGTTGCCGGTTGAGATTCAGGCGATGCTCAGCGCCGGCACGGTGTCGGAACGTGATGGCCGGGCTGCCGCTCGCCATTTGAAGGACAACCCCAGGCTCGATGCCGCTGACCTGTTGCAGTACCTCCAGGAGACGAAGGACGCCGCAGCTCAGGTCAAGGCCCTGGAGAAGGAGGCTGTGGCAGCAGCTCGCGAAGGTTTGTTGTCCGCGGACAACAAGCCGAAGGTGCCGTCACAGGCGAGCCCGGAAGAGAGTGCGGCGGCAATGGCTCCGGCTGAAGCGGCCAGTGCGCCTGGAGAGGGACACCAGGGCTTGTTGTCCGCGGACAGCAAGCCCGGAAAGAGCAGCACCCTTGTGACTGCTCCAGGTGGCGACACCGGCCAGCGCACGCAGTCAATGGTGGTTTCCGACGCCGACGAGTCCCGTACTGACGCCTCCTCCTCACAAGCAAGCGCGCAGAGCCGACCGCTGCCCTACGACGACCCCGGCCACATCGCCATGCTTCTCAAGGTGAAGATGGAGCCGCCCGCGTTCGCCAAGTGCACTCGCATGATGCTGAACGCGCTACGGGACCAGCAGCCCGACGCATTCGCCGCGTTGGTGCGCGAACTGGCTGAGCAGCCGACCTGA
- a CDS encoding ParA family protein: protein MTAPYDPTDREKVVAKLPADLRKELKVRAAELDRDIQDAVTEGVEAWRKARPRPEVDTSGGSSFSTYLPAGLYGRLKEVSKKRGISYNQGVAQAIRLWLDSNPSPRPKPARVTGARRVIFGNQKGGVGKTSVAAGTAQALAESGHRTLLIDFDPQGHLTVQLGHKMLDIDSPSLAKHMLGEAKGELRDLLVPIRGGDFEDHLWLLPSCKDAFLLDAKLATSRFVRVKETALEKALEQLEKQFDFIVVDCPPSLGYSMDTALYYCRTREGEEDKTSGIVVVVQAEDSSADAFDMLDDQIQDLTGDLEVDISMLGFVVNLYDARKGYVATSSLEEWRKIGDPPVVAVVPELKDQREAVRVKQPLLVHAPYGEQAEVMRTVARRISA from the coding sequence ATGACCGCGCCATACGACCCGACTGATCGGGAAAAGGTAGTAGCGAAGCTGCCTGCCGACCTGCGCAAGGAGCTAAAGGTTCGGGCAGCGGAGCTGGACAGAGACATCCAGGACGCCGTCACGGAGGGGGTGGAAGCTTGGCGAAAGGCGAGGCCACGCCCGGAAGTTGACACCAGCGGTGGTTCTTCCTTCTCGACCTATCTCCCGGCCGGGCTCTACGGCCGTCTCAAGGAAGTCAGCAAGAAGCGAGGCATCTCCTACAACCAGGGTGTAGCCCAGGCGATCCGCCTGTGGCTGGACAGCAATCCCTCCCCCAGGCCGAAGCCGGCTCGGGTGACGGGGGCTCGCCGGGTCATCTTCGGCAACCAGAAGGGCGGCGTGGGCAAGACGTCGGTTGCTGCCGGCACCGCTCAGGCCCTGGCCGAGTCCGGACATCGCACTCTGCTCATCGACTTCGACCCGCAGGGTCACCTGACCGTGCAGCTCGGACACAAGATGCTGGACATCGACAGCCCGAGCTTGGCCAAGCACATGCTCGGTGAGGCCAAGGGGGAACTGCGCGATCTGCTCGTCCCGATAAGGGGTGGCGACTTCGAAGACCATCTCTGGCTGCTGCCGTCCTGCAAGGACGCCTTTCTACTCGACGCCAAGCTGGCGACCAGCCGCTTCGTCCGGGTCAAGGAGACCGCGCTCGAGAAGGCTCTCGAGCAGTTGGAGAAGCAATTCGACTTCATCGTCGTCGACTGTCCCCCGAGCCTGGGCTACTCGATGGACACCGCGCTGTACTACTGCCGCACCCGTGAAGGCGAAGAGGACAAGACCTCGGGCATCGTGGTCGTGGTCCAGGCCGAAGACTCCTCCGCAGATGCCTTCGACATGCTCGACGACCAGATCCAGGACCTCACAGGCGACCTGGAGGTCGACATCTCCATGCTCGGCTTCGTGGTGAACCTGTACGACGCTCGCAAGGGATACGTGGCCACCTCCTCACTCGAAGAGTGGCGCAAGATCGGCGATCCCCCCGTCGTCGCCGTCGTTCCAGAGCTGAAGGACCAGAGGGAAGCCGTCCGGGTGAAGCAGCCGCTACTCGTACACGCCCCGTACGGCGAGCAGGCGGAGGTCATGCGCACGGTGGCTAGGAGGATCAGCGCGTGA